A genomic segment from Leptolyngbya boryana PCC 6306 encodes:
- a CDS encoding HAD family hydrolase, which yields MTPLDCAENLHRIRLIATDMDGTLTIQEKFSTKLLAAFDRCHHAGIQILVVTGRSAGWVSGLANYLPIWGAIAENGGLFYRGETQEFLVPILDVNLHRQKLAEMFAELQTHFPNLQESSDNAFRRTDWTFDVADLTLEELERINLLCQTKGWGFTYSTIQCHLKLVAQSKALGLSRILEHDFTHYDREQIATIGDSPNDESLFDASQFPISIGVANLKRYQNQLQHLPTYVTIAEEGNGFCEFVDAVLKGR from the coding sequence ATGACACCACTCGATTGTGCTGAAAATTTACACCGAATTCGATTAATTGCAACAGATATGGATGGAACGCTGACCATTCAGGAAAAATTCAGCACGAAACTGTTAGCAGCCTTTGATCGATGCCATCACGCTGGAATTCAAATCCTTGTGGTGACGGGGCGATCGGCAGGTTGGGTGAGCGGCTTAGCGAATTATTTGCCGATCTGGGGTGCGATCGCAGAGAATGGCGGCTTGTTTTATCGCGGTGAAACTCAAGAATTCCTTGTCCCAATTCTCGATGTGAATTTGCATCGTCAGAAATTAGCAGAGATGTTTGCCGAGTTGCAGACTCATTTTCCTAATCTGCAAGAATCGAGTGATAATGCCTTTCGGCGAACAGATTGGACATTTGATGTGGCAGATTTGACGTTAGAAGAACTCGAACGCATCAATCTCCTGTGCCAAACCAAAGGTTGGGGCTTCACATACAGCACGATTCAATGTCACCTGAAACTGGTAGCACAAAGCAAAGCATTGGGATTGAGCCGAATTTTAGAGCATGACTTTACCCACTACGATCGCGAACAGATTGCCACGATCGGCGACAGTCCCAACGACGAAAGTTTATTTGATGCAAGCCAGTTTCCCATCTCGATTGGAGTTGCGAATCTGAAGCGTTATCAGAATCAACTTCAGCATTTGCCGACTTATGTAACGATCGCAGAAGAAGGCAATGGATTTTGCGAATTCGTCGATGCTGTCTTAAAGGGTCGGTAA
- a CDS encoding thioredoxin family protein has product MESSTPNRIRNFLIAIVAITLSVAVALGLKTQTTGVSLNAMSAEAVPLEVALTNGNPTLMEFYANWCTSCQAMAPELKSLKDSYGDRINFVMLNVDNEKWLPEILSYRVDGIPHFVYLNDKGTAIAQAIGEQPRTIIEENLVALSSGSDLPHAQSIGQTSAFSSPVGTKPSDPRGHGSQVVEKS; this is encoded by the coding sequence ATGGAATCCTCAACCCCAAATCGTATCCGAAACTTTCTTATTGCCATCGTTGCAATCACTCTTTCGGTTGCCGTCGCACTTGGGCTGAAAACTCAAACTACAGGCGTTTCGCTGAATGCGATGTCTGCTGAGGCAGTTCCGCTGGAAGTGGCACTCACCAATGGCAACCCAACGCTGATGGAGTTTTACGCCAATTGGTGTACAAGCTGTCAGGCAATGGCTCCCGAACTCAAATCGTTAAAAGATAGCTACGGCGATCGCATTAATTTCGTCATGCTGAATGTGGATAACGAGAAATGGTTGCCAGAGATTTTGTCGTATCGCGTCGATGGTATTCCGCATTTCGTCTATCTGAATGACAAAGGAACCGCGATCGCGCAAGCAATTGGGGAACAACCACGCACCATTATTGAAGAAAATCTGGTAGCGTTATCTTCTGGTTCAGATTTACCTCACGCTCAGAGTATTGGACAAACTTCGGCGTTCTCATCGCCCGTTGGAACCAAGCCAAGCGATCCGCGAGGTCATGGCAGCCAGGTTGTTGAAAAATCATAG
- a CDS encoding amylo-alpha-1,6-glucosidase, giving the protein MVIDFGREICGVLPSAETREWLVTNGIGGFASGTIAGVLTRRYHGLLIAALKPPLDRTLLVTKLDESVRYGEDVYPLSTNRWSDGIVGPHGYRHLERFFLEGTVPVWRYACGDAILEKRIWMQQGENTTYVHYQLHRATQPLTLTFKTFVNYRDYHGNTNGNGWQMEIEEIEHGLKLSAYPDATPFFLICRGASVTAFHDWYYGFDLAVERSRGLSDREDHLHAATFQTTLYPGQSLTFITSTEANPNLDGETALRAQHNHEQRLFDCWRLDRVKQVETSPIWVRQLVLAADQFIVNRAPNGKTIIAGYPWFGDWGRDTMISLSGLTLATGRVEIARSILYTFAQYLDRGMLPNRFPDAGEIPEYNTVDATLWYFIAIFDYYNATEDHDVIDNLFPMLSEIIDWHCRGTRYNIHLDSADGLLYAGEAGTQLTWMDAKVGDWVVTPRIGKPIEVNALWYNALRIMAKFARQLGKPYREYDAMAERVLARFERFWNAEAGYCYDVLDSPEGNDASLRPNQIFTVSLPESPLNVNQQKGVVDACSRSLLTSYGLRSLDPRDMNYRGRYSGDSVQRDGAYHQGTVWGWLIGSFAIAHHRVYGDPVKAREFLEPMANHLRNQGLGSLSEIFDGDAPMMPQGCFAQAWTVAEVLRAWITLAKS; this is encoded by the coding sequence ATGGTCATTGATTTTGGGCGGGAAATTTGCGGGGTTCTGCCGTCTGCGGAAACACGAGAATGGTTGGTCACAAACGGAATTGGTGGATTTGCATCCGGCACGATCGCAGGGGTTCTCACCCGCCGCTATCACGGACTCCTGATTGCAGCACTCAAGCCTCCCCTCGATCGCACACTGCTGGTGACAAAGCTGGATGAGTCCGTTCGATACGGTGAAGATGTTTACCCGCTCAGCACAAATCGTTGGTCAGATGGAATTGTTGGCCCGCACGGATACCGACATCTTGAGCGCTTTTTTCTCGAAGGAACGGTTCCGGTTTGGCGATACGCTTGTGGCGATGCCATCCTCGAAAAACGCATCTGGATGCAGCAAGGTGAAAACACAACCTATGTTCACTATCAATTACATCGTGCAACACAGCCGTTAACACTGACGTTCAAGACATTTGTAAATTATCGGGATTATCACGGTAATACCAATGGAAATGGTTGGCAAATGGAAATAGAGGAAATTGAGCATGGTTTGAAGCTCTCTGCCTATCCTGATGCAACGCCTTTCTTTTTAATCTGCCGAGGTGCGAGCGTCACAGCCTTTCATGATTGGTACTACGGATTCGATTTAGCCGTTGAGCGATCGCGAGGACTCAGCGATCGAGAAGATCATCTGCATGCTGCAACATTTCAAACCACGCTCTATCCTGGTCAGTCGCTCACCTTCATTACGAGTACAGAAGCGAATCCGAATCTTGATGGCGAAACTGCCCTACGCGCCCAGCATAATCATGAACAAAGACTATTTGACTGCTGGCGACTCGATCGCGTCAAACAAGTCGAAACCTCTCCAATTTGGGTGCGCCAACTGGTACTTGCGGCAGATCAGTTCATTGTGAATCGTGCTCCGAATGGGAAAACCATCATTGCGGGATATCCCTGGTTTGGAGACTGGGGACGCGATACGATGATTAGTCTTTCGGGCTTAACGCTAGCAACCGGACGAGTAGAAATTGCCCGATCGATTCTCTACACGTTCGCGCAATATCTCGATCGAGGGATGCTTCCGAATCGTTTCCCTGATGCTGGAGAAATTCCTGAATACAATACTGTCGATGCAACGTTATGGTACTTCATCGCGATTTTTGATTACTACAATGCAACCGAAGATCATGATGTAATCGATAATTTATTTCCCATGCTGTCTGAAATTATCGATTGGCATTGTCGTGGGACTCGGTACAACATTCACTTAGATTCAGCCGATGGCTTGCTGTATGCCGGAGAAGCTGGAACTCAATTGACCTGGATGGATGCCAAAGTTGGAGATTGGGTGGTTACGCCTCGGATTGGTAAACCGATCGAGGTCAATGCTCTTTGGTACAATGCGCTGCGAATTATGGCAAAATTCGCTCGGCAACTCGGGAAACCTTACCGAGAATATGACGCGATGGCAGAACGAGTGCTTGCCCGCTTTGAACGCTTTTGGAATGCAGAAGCAGGCTACTGCTACGATGTTCTCGATTCACCTGAGGGCAACGATGCCTCACTGCGCCCGAATCAGATTTTTACGGTTTCTCTGCCGGAAAGTCCATTGAATGTGAATCAGCAGAAAGGCGTGGTCGATGCTTGTTCGCGATCGCTGCTCACATCTTACGGATTACGATCGCTTGATCCACGCGATATGAACTATCGAGGACGGTACAGCGGTGACTCAGTTCAACGAGATGGAGCTTACCATCAGGGCACAGTCTGGGGCTGGTTGATTGGATCGTTTGCGATCGCGCATCATCGAGTGTATGGTGATCCGGTCAAAGCCCGAGAATTTCTCGAACCGATGGCAAACCATCTGCGGAATCAAGGCTTAGGCAGCCTCAGCGAAATTTTCGATGGAGACGCACCGATGATGCCACAGGGGTGTTTCGCTCAAGCCTGGACGGTTGCAGAAGTCTTACGAGCTTGGATTACTTTAGCCAAGAGCTAA
- a CDS encoding sucrose-phosphate phosphatase has protein sequence MSPFLFVTDLDHTLVGDDFAHEALNEWLLEARSHGSKIVYSTGRSLALYRELAAEAPLFEPDLLIAAVGTAIYTDLAGEPDATWSEKLKIGWNVEQVRSTTAHFADLVLQPDTEQSEFKVSFFLTEEAAIEVLPQLELLLTQQGLDVQLIYSSGRDLDILPRHANKGSALTFVRQTLNFAPEATIVCGDSGNDIALFAVGEERGIIVGNAQAELLAWHRDHPIPHHYLAQSHCAAGILEGLKYFGFQ, from the coding sequence GTGTCGCCGTTTTTATTTGTGACTGATTTGGATCATACGTTGGTGGGCGATGACTTCGCTCACGAAGCCTTGAATGAGTGGTTGCTAGAAGCGCGATCGCACGGCAGCAAAATTGTGTATTCGACCGGGCGATCGCTAGCGCTGTACCGAGAGTTAGCAGCCGAAGCTCCTCTGTTTGAACCCGATTTGCTGATTGCCGCCGTTGGTACTGCGATCTATACAGATTTAGCAGGAGAGCCGGATGCAACTTGGTCAGAAAAGCTCAAAATCGGGTGGAACGTTGAGCAGGTTAGGTCAACTACAGCGCATTTCGCTGATCTTGTCCTGCAACCGGATACCGAGCAAAGCGAATTTAAGGTTAGCTTTTTCTTGACGGAAGAAGCTGCGATCGAGGTTTTACCGCAACTTGAGCTACTGCTGACTCAACAGGGTTTAGACGTGCAATTGATTTACAGTAGCGGCAGAGACTTAGACATATTGCCCCGTCATGCGAATAAGGGATCGGCTTTGACCTTTGTGCGGCAGACCTTAAATTTTGCACCTGAAGCAACGATCGTGTGTGGCGATTCGGGGAATGATATTGCTTTATTTGCGGTCGGAGAAGAACGCGGCATCATTGTCGGCAATGCTCAAGCAGAACTGCTCGCTTGGCATCGAGATCATCCGATTCCGCATCATTATCTGGCTCAATCTCATTGTGCTGCTGGCATCTTAGAAGGGCTAAAATACTTCGGCTTTCAGTAA
- a CDS encoding anhydro-N-acetylmuramic acid kinase — protein MRVIGLMSGTSVDGIDAALVDISGSTEDLQATLIAGATYPYPADLRDRILAVCGGAPLSLAELAELDDAIATQFAQAALKIQANQAPAVLIGSHGQTVFHRPPNAQLGYSLQIGRGEVIAYQTKIATVSNFRAADIAIGGQGAPLVPPIDAALLRHPIEHRCVQNIGGIGNVTYLPPLKADLPIRGWDTGAGNMLIDLAVQRFSEQTYDRDGAWAARGTPNLELVDRWLQQDFFQQPPPKSTGREHFGAAYLDACLADASGLTQADILATLTEFTAASIAQSYQRFLPQLPDRVLVCGGGSRNTYLKQRLQFLLPDSIICTTDDLGLNADFKEAIAFAVLAYWRYHEIPGNLPEVTGAPKSVLLGEIHHVV, from the coding sequence ATGCGCGTTATTGGGCTAATGAGTGGTACGTCCGTCGATGGAATTGATGCGGCGCTTGTTGATATTTCTGGCTCGACCGAGGATCTGCAAGCGACGTTAATCGCAGGCGCAACCTATCCCTATCCAGCAGACCTGCGCGATCGCATTCTCGCAGTCTGCGGAGGTGCGCCGTTGTCGCTGGCGGAACTTGCAGAACTCGACGACGCGATCGCGACTCAATTTGCCCAAGCCGCGCTGAAAATTCAAGCTAATCAAGCTCCGGCTGTGCTGATTGGCTCACATGGTCAAACGGTCTTTCATCGTCCGCCAAATGCTCAACTCGGATACAGTTTGCAGATCGGCAGAGGGGAGGTGATCGCCTATCAGACCAAAATTGCGACGGTGAGTAACTTTCGGGCGGCGGATATCGCGATCGGGGGTCAGGGCGCGCCGCTAGTTCCGCCGATTGATGCTGCATTGTTAAGACACCCAATCGAGCATCGCTGTGTGCAAAATATTGGCGGCATTGGCAATGTCACTTATCTGCCGCCGCTCAAAGCTGACCTGCCGATTCGAGGATGGGATACGGGGGCTGGCAATATGTTGATCGATTTAGCAGTTCAACGATTTTCCGAGCAAACGTATGATCGCGATGGAGCTTGGGCTGCCCGTGGCACTCCAAATCTAGAACTTGTCGATCGCTGGTTACAACAAGACTTTTTCCAACAACCGCCGCCCAAATCTACGGGGCGCGAACACTTTGGTGCAGCTTATCTCGATGCGTGTCTTGCAGACGCGTCTGGCTTAACTCAAGCCGACATCCTAGCAACCCTCACCGAATTTACCGCTGCCTCGATTGCCCAGAGCTATCAGAGATTTTTGCCGCAATTGCCCGATCGAGTACTCGTCTGCGGTGGAGGCAGTCGCAACACTTACTTAAAGCAGCGGCTGCAATTTTTACTGCCTGACAGCATCATTTGCACGACCGACGACCTGGGATTAAATGCCGACTTTAAAGAAGCGATCGCCTTCGCTGTGCTTGCCTATTGGCGATATCACGAGATCCCTGGTAATCTCCCGGAGGTCACAGGCGCACCAAAATCTGTTCTTCTAGGGGAAATTCACCACGTAGTATAG
- a CDS encoding ABC transporter permease: protein MSAPQSSFVAMHLDDSASTTSPKMFTTFLGFPISTTVVLGTRASQAAKDELRAQLGLNKSLLFQYFDYIGALLRFDLGKSLTTQGQSVWEIIGKFFPATVELTIVGLAIALVVGITVGAISASRPNSSLDATGRLFGIITYSIPMFWFGMVLQLIFSVGLGWFPLGTRFPVTISPPPNVTGLYTIDSLLSGNFEQFAIAIYYLALPSITLGVLISGIFERIVRVNLRQTLQAEYVEAARARGIPESKILINHALKNAMIPVITILGLTLAALLGGAILTEVTFSWPGLANRLYRAINQRDYPTVQGIVVFFAAIVSIASIAIDIINAYIDPRIRY from the coding sequence ATGTCTGCACCTCAGTCCTCATTTGTAGCAATGCACCTGGATGACTCAGCATCGACCACCAGCCCCAAAATGTTCACGACATTTCTAGGGTTCCCAATATCTACAACTGTAGTACTAGGCACTCGGGCATCGCAAGCCGCAAAAGACGAGTTGCGGGCGCAGCTTGGATTGAACAAATCTTTGCTATTTCAATACTTTGATTATATTGGAGCGCTCTTGCGCTTCGATTTGGGTAAGTCTTTGACGACTCAAGGACAATCGGTTTGGGAAATTATTGGCAAGTTCTTTCCGGCAACGGTTGAACTAACAATCGTCGGTTTAGCGATCGCGCTCGTTGTCGGCATAACCGTCGGCGCGATCTCTGCCTCACGTCCGAATAGTTCACTCGATGCGACGGGTCGGCTGTTTGGCATTATTACGTACTCCATTCCGATGTTTTGGTTTGGAATGGTCTTGCAGCTAATTTTTTCAGTCGGTTTGGGATGGTTTCCATTGGGGACTCGATTCCCAGTGACGATCAGCCCGCCGCCGAATGTCACGGGTTTATATACGATTGATAGTTTGCTGAGTGGAAATTTCGAGCAATTTGCGATCGCGATTTACTATCTCGCCTTACCTTCGATCACCTTAGGGGTGCTGATTAGTGGGATTTTTGAGCGAATTGTGCGCGTCAATCTTAGGCAGACTTTGCAAGCCGAATATGTCGAAGCGGCACGCGCAAGAGGAATCCCAGAATCGAAAATCCTGATCAATCACGCCTTGAAAAACGCAATGATTCCAGTGATTACAATTCTGGGGCTGACGCTGGCTGCGTTGTTAGGAGGAGCAATTCTCACCGAAGTGACATTCTCTTGGCCGGGACTTGCAAATCGCTTGTACCGAGCCATTAATCAAAGAGACTATCCCACGGTGCAAGGCATTGTCGTTTTCTTTGCGGCAATTGTGTCGATCGCGAGTATTGCGATCGACATTATCAATGCTTATATTGATCCACGAATCCGCTACTAG
- a CDS encoding IS701 family transposase: MRTEVQTWLREFDALIARVGYQFGRVEARQRMQEYVQGLLSPIERKNGWQLSEQCGDETPYGIQHLLNRSKWSADELRDDVRSYVVEQMGDREAVLVIDETGFLKKGKHSVGVQRQYSGTAGRVENCQIGVFLVYATRQGHTFLDRELYLPKSWTDDAARCRAAHIPVERKFATKPKLARMMLERTFEAQVPVGWVTGDSVYGSDYHLRDLLEQHQVRYVLEVACDHSVSFKWEKQRIDQVIAELDSSDWSRLSAGSGAKGQRWFDWTAIAIPHPERPNWQRWVVARRSVDQPNEVAYFLAFVPTETPLEAVVKIAGTRWTIEMCFQTAKGEVGFDQYEVRTWQGWYRHITLSCLAHAFLTIVRSHASELEKGGHLSRQFSAFKRKRGL; encoded by the coding sequence ATGAGGACTGAGGTGCAGACATGGCTGCGTGAATTCGATGCACTGATTGCGCGAGTCGGGTATCAGTTCGGACGAGTCGAAGCCAGACAACGGATGCAGGAGTACGTTCAAGGGTTGCTGAGTCCAATTGAGCGCAAGAACGGTTGGCAGTTGTCAGAGCAATGTGGCGATGAGACACCTTATGGCATCCAACATCTGTTGAATCGGTCAAAATGGAGTGCAGATGAGTTGCGGGATGATGTTCGCAGCTATGTGGTGGAACAGATGGGAGATCGTGAAGCTGTGCTTGTGATTGATGAAACCGGATTTCTCAAAAAAGGCAAGCATTCCGTTGGGGTACAGCGGCAGTACTCTGGAACCGCAGGACGAGTCGAGAACTGTCAGATTGGCGTGTTCCTAGTCTATGCAACTCGTCAAGGACATACATTTCTTGACCGAGAATTGTACTTGCCGAAAAGTTGGACAGACGACGCGGCACGTTGTCGAGCGGCGCATATCCCCGTGGAGCGCAAGTTTGCTACCAAGCCAAAACTGGCACGTATGATGCTGGAGCGAACGTTTGAAGCACAAGTGCCCGTGGGCTGGGTGACAGGGGATAGTGTGTATGGCAGTGACTACCACTTGCGCGATTTGTTGGAACAACATCAGGTGCGCTATGTGCTGGAGGTCGCGTGTGATCACTCGGTCAGTTTCAAGTGGGAAAAACAGCGGATTGACCAAGTTATTGCTGAACTTGACTCCAGTGATTGGTCACGCCTGAGTGCAGGCAGCGGTGCAAAAGGACAACGCTGGTTCGATTGGACAGCGATTGCTATCCCGCATCCTGAGCGACCAAACTGGCAGCGTTGGGTGGTGGCACGCCGTTCTGTTGACCAACCCAATGAAGTTGCCTACTTCTTAGCATTTGTTCCGACGGAAACTCCCCTCGAAGCCGTCGTCAAGATCGCAGGCACGCGCTGGACAATCGAAATGTGCTTTCAAACTGCCAAAGGGGAAGTCGGCTTCGACCAGTATGAGGTCAGAACTTGGCAAGGCTGGTATCGTCATATCACCTTATCTTGCCTCGCTCATGCGTTTTTGACGATAGTCCGCTCACATGCATCTGAATTAGAAAAAGGGGGGCATCTATCGCGTCAGTTCTCCGCATTCAAGCGCAAGCGTGGTCTGTAA
- the ruvA gene encoding Holliday junction branch migration protein RuvA, whose protein sequence is MIGYLKGTIAAIQKTNTNRVTLTLEVNQIGYDIQVVPRLIQSLPGQGEEAQIFTHLNVREDQVTLFGFGSAAERDLFRQLVSVSGIGPQLAVALLDTLGLQDLVQAIVSGNTRLLSRTPGVGAKTAERIALELKTKLSEWRQQSGIVVTPGAGPAANILEDVEMTLLALGYTDQEISQALQAVGQNTALSKSADTEAWIRQAIAWLSQ, encoded by the coding sequence ATGATTGGCTATCTTAAAGGTACGATCGCTGCAATTCAAAAAACCAACACTAATCGCGTCACCTTGACGTTAGAGGTGAATCAAATCGGGTATGACATTCAAGTTGTACCGCGATTGATTCAATCTCTACCAGGTCAAGGTGAAGAGGCGCAGATTTTTACGCATTTGAATGTGCGAGAAGATCAGGTGACGTTGTTTGGGTTTGGCTCAGCAGCAGAGCGGGATCTATTTCGGCAATTGGTGAGCGTCAGCGGGATTGGACCCCAGTTAGCTGTTGCGTTGCTCGATACTCTGGGATTGCAGGACTTGGTGCAAGCGATCGTGTCGGGCAATACGCGCTTGCTTTCTCGAACGCCAGGAGTGGGAGCGAAAACAGCCGAGCGGATTGCGTTGGAGCTAAAAACGAAGCTATCCGAATGGCGACAACAATCGGGAATTGTCGTGACTCCGGGTGCAGGACCTGCGGCGAATATTCTCGAAGATGTAGAAATGACGCTACTCGCGCTCGGCTATACCGATCAAGAAATTTCACAGGCGTTGCAAGCAGTTGGGCAGAATACAGCCTTGTCGAAATCAGCAGATACCGAAGCTTGGATTCGACAAGCGATCGCTTGGTTGAGTCAATGA
- a CDS encoding universal stress protein encodes MFHRILICTDLTDGLQRLVRFVPQLAQGGIQQITFLHSVPIAADPGMPKPDAAKIERAQAQLAPALEHNLTGIDVQVEVESGKPIEVMLRAVKKHQSDVILMGTQSRNLLTEKLFGSTTVELAQRSPIPILAIRPQLISAMTSEELSLRCQHLFRELLVPYDDSDASKHTIAEIAKRANASPACMICRVLESGHYELSAAEEQQILTETLEPAKAQLQAAGLQAEIELRKGNALTQILQAAQENDISAIALSSNLSDHAFGAIPSFAAELLRQSMHPILLFPAP; translated from the coding sequence ATGTTTCACCGAATTCTCATTTGCACAGATTTGACAGACGGTCTTCAGCGCCTCGTGCGGTTCGTACCGCAGCTTGCACAGGGCGGAATACAACAAATTACCTTTCTGCACAGTGTGCCTATTGCGGCAGATCCGGGTATGCCAAAACCGGATGCAGCAAAAATTGAACGCGCACAGGCTCAACTTGCTCCTGCACTGGAGCACAATCTAACCGGGATTGACGTTCAAGTCGAAGTCGAAAGCGGGAAACCGATTGAGGTGATGCTGCGCGCAGTCAAAAAGCATCAATCAGATGTCATTTTGATGGGGACTCAAAGCCGCAATCTGCTCACAGAAAAGCTATTTGGCAGTACCACGGTAGAATTAGCTCAGCGATCTCCCATTCCCATCCTGGCAATTCGTCCGCAGTTGATCTCAGCCATGACTTCCGAAGAATTGAGCTTACGCTGTCAGCATCTGTTTCGAGAATTGCTCGTTCCATACGATGACAGCGATGCGTCCAAACATACGATCGCTGAAATTGCCAAACGCGCCAATGCTTCTCCTGCTTGTATGATTTGTCGCGTCCTTGAAAGTGGACACTATGAACTTTCAGCCGCAGAAGAACAGCAGATCTTGACTGAAACCTTAGAGCCTGCGAAAGCACAACTACAAGCAGCAGGACTACAAGCTGAAATTGAACTTCGTAAAGGGAATGCGCTGACTCAAATTCTACAAGCAGCCCAAGAAAACGATATTAGCGCGATCGCCTTGTCTTCTAATTTGAGCGATCATGCATTTGGCGCAATCCCAAGCTTTGCGGCTGAACTCCTGCGTCAAAGTATGCATCCAATCTTATTGTTTCCTGCTCCTTAA
- a CDS encoding serine/threonine protein kinase: MADPRIGQLLSNRYQLIQLIGRGAMGQVYKAEDVLLGGVIVAVKFLSQTLLTRKMRDRFRSEARTCALLSTKSMHIVRVMDYGVDDQEVPYYVMEYLEGNSLSDVIGVQNLPLPRFLSLARQICAGLQCAHQGITIEGTTYPIIHRDIKPSNILVIQDPGFGELVKILDFGISKLLQSDASQTSSYMGTLAYSSPEQMEGRELDARSDIYSLGVLLYEMLTGKMPLKADTHSFGGWYKTHHFQAPEPFEAISPSAKVPKILESLVMSCLAKLPQDRPDTIEDILKALEPLEQRYNATRQISHRIGEALLRRPVVTPPRDPNGLSPDEACQLTTWPKNKPIAQIVFPHILETKRETSATLWVMLSQQEIENIQIGKLYNQFFKTFLCIQSPHPVIMWVTALYNQLQHKDGNPRWLKCFLDLKTEQGQKLTRLLIEKESYYILFFAIEDPHHCAYVMPLQTTPMQRSQLLEWMLASQTWASVGNAATSKELLKTEFEKAKPKIIAELANRDSQIKTLLP; encoded by the coding sequence ATGGCTGACCCTAGAATTGGACAACTGCTCTCAAATCGCTACCAACTGATCCAACTGATCGGTCGTGGTGCGATGGGGCAAGTATACAAAGCAGAAGATGTCCTGCTCGGCGGGGTCATTGTTGCTGTGAAGTTTCTTTCACAGACGTTACTGACTCGCAAAATGCGCGATCGCTTCCGCAGCGAAGCTCGAACCTGTGCCTTGTTAAGTACAAAAAGTATGCACATTGTTCGAGTCATGGACTATGGCGTGGACGATCAAGAAGTGCCTTACTATGTGATGGAATATCTAGAAGGCAATAGTCTGAGCGATGTGATTGGGGTGCAGAATTTACCATTGCCGCGATTTTTAAGCCTAGCGCGCCAAATCTGCGCAGGGCTGCAATGCGCCCATCAAGGAATCACGATCGAGGGCACGACGTATCCGATTATCCACCGTGACATTAAGCCCAGTAATATTCTCGTCATTCAAGATCCAGGATTTGGGGAACTCGTTAAGATCTTAGACTTTGGCATCTCGAAGCTGTTGCAAAGTGATGCTAGCCAAACGAGTTCTTATATGGGCACGTTGGCATATTCCTCCCCGGAGCAAATGGAAGGGCGCGAACTGGATGCACGATCGGACATTTATAGTTTGGGTGTGCTGCTCTACGAGATGCTGACTGGGAAAATGCCGCTCAAAGCAGATACGCATTCTTTTGGCGGTTGGTATAAAACGCATCATTTTCAAGCTCCAGAGCCTTTTGAAGCGATCAGTCCTTCAGCGAAAGTGCCAAAGATATTGGAGTCTTTGGTGATGAGTTGTCTGGCAAAATTACCACAAGACCGTCCTGACACGATCGAAGATATTCTCAAAGCGTTGGAGCCGTTAGAACAACGCTACAATGCGACTCGTCAAATTAGTCATCGCATCGGGGAAGCGCTACTCCGGCGACCTGTTGTGACACCGCCGAGAGATCCGAACGGTCTTTCGCCAGATGAAGCCTGTCAGTTAACGACTTGGCCTAAAAATAAACCGATCGCGCAAATTGTCTTTCCCCATATTCTCGAAACCAAGCGTGAGACTTCTGCAACGCTTTGGGTGATGTTATCGCAGCAAGAAATTGAGAACATTCAAATTGGGAAGCTCTACAATCAGTTTTTCAAAACCTTCTTGTGTATTCAATCCCCGCATCCAGTCATCATGTGGGTCACTGCGCTATACAATCAACTCCAGCATAAAGATGGCAATCCTCGCTGGCTCAAGTGTTTTCTGGATTTGAAGACCGAGCAAGGGCAAAAACTGACGCGATTACTGATCGAGAAAGAAAGCTACTACATCTTATTTTTTGCGATCGAAGATCCTCATCACTGCGCTTACGTGATGCCGTTACAGACAACACCAATGCAGCGATCGCAGTTGCTCGAATGGATGCTCGCGAGTCAAACTTGGGCATCGGTTGGCAATGCTGCTACGAGTAAAGAGTTGCTCAAAACCGAATTTGAGAAAGCAAAGCCAAAAATCATTGCAGAGTTAGCCAACCGAGATTCGCAGATTAAAACGCTGCTGCCTTAA